The stretch of DNA GCGATAGCAGATGAGTGTCCTTCAGTGGCGGCAACTTCTCCCGAGGTGGGGCAGAACGCGCAAATCAAATATCGCAATGTGAACACCAACACCACTGTACTCGGGACTAACCCCGACTATCTGGGTGTACGCAATTATCACATAGCCAGTGGGAGTTTTATCACTGATATTGATGTAAAAGGCTTGCGCAAGGTAGCCGTTATTGGACCAACTACCGCAAAAAGTCTTTTCGGTGATTCAGACCCAATCGGCAAGCTAATCTCAATCAGAGGGGTAGGGTTCGAGATTATTGGCGTCACTGCGATAAAAGGGGCTGGAATGGGACACATGGATCCTGATGACCAAATTTTTATTCCAGTCACAACCGCGATGCGGCGATTATTTGGGATTCAGTATGTCCGCGCCATCAGTATTCAGGCCACCACGATGGAAAAGACCACTCAAGCAACTGATGAGCTAACGCAGCTTCTGCGAAAACGTCATCGCCTAGCAAATGATGCCGATGATGACTTCCGCATTATGACCCAAGCCGAAATCATGCAAATGGCCAATCAGACCGCCACCATGTTTACCCTTCTATTAGCCGGCATCGCGAGTGTCTCCCTCTTAGTTGGCGGTATCGGCATTATGAATATCATGTTGGTCTCGGTGACCGAACGAACGCGCGAGATTGGCATCCGTAAAGCCCTTGGCGCTCGACGAAGAGATATTCAGTTGCAGTTCTTAGTCGAAGCGTTGGTGCTTTCCATGGCCGGTGGAGCGATCGGGATTCTATTAGGCATGGCAGGAGCCTGGGGCGCAGGCAAAGCCTTAAGTTGGAATACAACCCCATCCCTTACCTCAATACTCCTATCCTTCGGCTTCGCCGCCTTCGTAGGCATCTTCTTCGGCTTCTACCCCGCAAGAAAAGCCTCAAGATTAGACCCAGTTGATGCTTTGAGGTATGAGTAGGGGATACGCGAAAGCAGTATCGTCCCCCTTTCCAACGGGGACGATACTATTATAATACGCTATGCATTCGAAGTGAAATCCTTCATCAATTACATTACCTTAAGATCAGAGACTTAAAACAAAAATCGCCTGACAAGGCGATTTGGCTTCCTGCTTCGGCAGGATTAGGTATTTGAATGCTTGTTTGAAAGCCTAAGTCAGATCGGCTTACTGCTTAGGATTGATAATGCATTCGTCTTTATAGCTTACATGATAAAAGGGGACAAAGATTCGGCGGGTGCCATCGAAAAGTGGAATCCGAAGGGTAATCCATGCCCCACGCTTCAGATGTAGTAGCCACGACTTGATCTGTCAGAGAACTTACCACTGTCAGATCAAGTCGTGGCTACTACAAGAATCATCCTCCTTTAGTCCTTTCCCAAACACATAATGCCCCTGCAAGCGAAGCAATTGGTCTGGCGTTAAGGCATCACAAACCATTTGGTTTCGCCAAACCCCTCCTCTGCTCGCGGTCATTTCTTCCTCACTAAGGGTACGTGCGATGCGTGGATAGGAATAGCCGAGTAATCGTAGTTCCACCAAACGGCGTATCGTGGGATACCGTTCGTTCAACTCGCAGGAGCCTTCTTCCTTCTTGGTGATCCAGAAAGGCGGCGCTCCTGCTATCTTGCCTTGCTCCGCCCGATGATAAGCAACTGCTTTTGCCCACTCACTTATCCCTTCTGATTCCATTTAATGGAAGGTAAATCCAACCGAAAGCATCGCCCGTCCACTTGGTGTCGAAGTGTCATAGCCATCCATCACGCTATGAACACTGCAGCCTGCTTTCTCAAATTCTTCATAGAGTTCCAAACCCTTGCGTGTACTGCGTGCTAATCGGCTCAATTTAAAAACGATAAGGGCGGAGAATTCGCCTCGCTTGGCAGCTTCAAAATGTTGAACAAGCCCTTCTCGCTTTCTACATAGGAGAAGAAACGCAGAGCGGTTGATATCCGAGTAGCGTTTTGAGGCTTCTTCATCCAGAACAAAGTCTGGAAGGGAGGATTGGACAAAAGCTCTTCCATCCTCTAACTGGTCTTCTTATGTTTTAATGGACACCCTCAACCACTTGTTTTGCGATGAGTTGTTGCTCATAGAC from bacterium encodes:
- a CDS encoding recombinase family protein; this encodes MESEGISEWAKAVAYHRAEQGKIAGAPPFWITKKEEGSCELNERYPTIRRLVELRLLGYSYPRIARTLSEEEMTASRGGVWRNQMVCDALTPDQLLRLQGHYVFGKGLKEDDSCSSHDLI
- a CDS encoding ABC transporter permease, coding for MNLRESLSIALESLVANKMRAVLTMLGVIIGVGAVIAMLALASGARNNMMTQIQQMGTNVLIVMNGQGRQGPVFGGVGSQQSLTLDDAKAIADECPSVAATSPEVGQNAQIKYRNVNTNTTVLGTNPDYLGVRNYHIASGSFITDIDVKGLRKVAVIGPTTAKSLFGDSDPIGKLISIRGVGFEIIGVTAIKGAGMGHMDPDDQIFIPVTTAMRRLFGIQYVRAISIQATTMEKTTQATDELTQLLRKRHRLANDADDDFRIMTQAEIMQMANQTATMFTLLLAGIASVSLLVGGIGIMNIMLVSVTERTREIGIRKALGARRRDIQLQFLVEALVLSMAGGAIGILLGMAGAWGAGKALSWNTTPSLTSILLSFGFAAFVGIFFGFYPARKASRLDPVDALRYE